One region of Kytococcus sedentarius DSM 20547 genomic DNA includes:
- a CDS encoding glycosyltransferase family 2 protein, whose amino-acid sequence MATSETAVRPTAHASPTDHAVAAARAGHVEGLDAWVAGSHDTPLAMLVSALRTDAPVLVDGLARAATDGALSMADLAARVDAADSLTEVLAPTVAGDGVDDLPPQDRERAIASVACVAAYWCGRALDEASTARGLRLFEAVLELRGIEGVPEKVRAIPLQQALLSGRPELARRWVDLPGARADIVHGVRVDLARDGDPQEWLALLNGPFTESGCTPIELTGEGSTPYDRMEAAAPHVVEDGPVVTVLMPCWQPDEEGLVTSVRSIINQTWRPLEILVLDDASGPEFDELFERVGRMDERIQVVRMGVNGGSYIARNHGLSISHGEFVTVQDADDWSHPERIERHVRDLQAHPNAPANRSRAIRVKDDLTHQWLGYPTHRRNASSLMVRREVLAETGGFQAVRKGADSEYHFRLDALGRPVRDIDDYLAVIRLSTGSLSRGDFMWHRNNPDRLLYRGVYAAWHRAIRKQGGGKGVRARRLAALSGIDDSTTLPFWVPRAWSRDLPAGEGESYPASDEEITHAWVLRGDFSQASRAKQVREFLEAGIRPVLWHQERALPISERRRELDPKVADLIVAEGLRYVSVNEKTLARNLLVLDLGLASRDPGQVRADAVWIDADRLTENTGPASLVDLWAVPGHLREAFGVGPQWVTRQEDPAHCGIADARPAPW is encoded by the coding sequence GTGGCAACGTCCGAGACCGCCGTCCGGCCCACCGCACACGCCTCGCCGACGGACCACGCGGTGGCCGCGGCCCGCGCCGGACACGTGGAGGGCCTGGACGCCTGGGTGGCCGGTTCCCACGACACCCCCCTGGCGATGCTGGTGAGCGCCCTGCGCACCGATGCCCCCGTCCTGGTGGACGGGCTGGCCCGGGCAGCCACCGACGGTGCCCTCTCGATGGCGGACCTGGCCGCCCGCGTGGACGCCGCCGACTCCCTGACGGAGGTCCTGGCCCCCACGGTCGCCGGCGACGGCGTGGACGACCTGCCGCCGCAGGACCGGGAACGGGCCATCGCATCCGTGGCCTGCGTGGCGGCCTACTGGTGCGGGCGGGCGCTGGACGAGGCCTCCACCGCCCGCGGGCTGCGGCTGTTCGAGGCGGTGCTGGAGCTGCGCGGCATCGAGGGCGTGCCGGAGAAGGTGCGGGCCATCCCGCTGCAGCAGGCCCTGCTCTCGGGGCGGCCCGAGCTGGCGCGCCGCTGGGTGGACCTGCCGGGTGCGCGCGCGGACATCGTGCACGGGGTGCGCGTGGACCTGGCCCGGGACGGTGACCCCCAGGAGTGGCTCGCCCTGCTCAACGGTCCGTTCACCGAGAGCGGGTGCACCCCCATCGAGCTCACCGGTGAGGGGAGCACCCCCTACGACCGGATGGAGGCTGCCGCACCCCACGTGGTCGAGGACGGTCCCGTGGTGACGGTGCTGATGCCCTGCTGGCAGCCGGACGAGGAGGGACTGGTCACCTCCGTGCGCAGCATCATCAACCAGACTTGGCGGCCGCTGGAGATCCTGGTGCTCGACGATGCCTCGGGCCCGGAGTTCGACGAGCTGTTCGAGCGGGTGGGGCGCATGGACGAGCGCATCCAGGTGGTGCGCATGGGAGTCAACGGTGGCTCCTACATCGCGCGCAACCACGGCCTGTCGATCAGTCACGGCGAGTTCGTCACCGTCCAGGACGCCGACGACTGGTCGCACCCGGAGCGCATCGAGCGCCACGTCCGGGACTTGCAGGCGCACCCGAACGCGCCCGCGAACCGATCCCGGGCGATCCGGGTGAAGGACGACCTGACCCACCAGTGGCTCGGGTACCCCACCCACCGGCGCAACGCCTCCAGCCTGATGGTGCGCCGCGAGGTGCTCGCCGAGACCGGCGGCTTCCAGGCGGTGCGCAAGGGGGCCGACTCCGAGTACCACTTCCGGCTCGATGCGCTGGGGCGTCCGGTGCGCGACATCGACGACTACCTGGCGGTCATCCGCCTGAGCACGGGCAGCCTCTCCCGCGGTGACTTCATGTGGCACCGCAACAACCCCGACCGTCTGCTCTACCGCGGGGTGTACGCGGCTTGGCACCGCGCCATCCGCAAGCAGGGGGGTGGGAAGGGTGTGCGGGCGCGGCGTCTGGCGGCGCTCTCCGGCATCGACGACTCCACCACGTTGCCCTTCTGGGTGCCGCGGGCGTGGAGCCGCGACCTGCCGGCGGGCGAGGGGGAGAGCTACCCGGCCAGCGACGAGGAGATCACCCACGCGTGGGTGCTGCGCGGTGACTTCAGCCAGGCCAGCCGGGCGAAGCAGGTGCGGGAGTTCCTCGAGGCGGGGATCCGGCCCGTGCTGTGGCACCAGGAGCGGGCATTGCCGATCTCCGAGCGGCGGCGGGAGCTCGACCCGAAGGTGGCCGACCTCATCGTGGCCGAGGGACTGCGCTACGTCTCGGTGAACGAGAAGACTCTGGCACGCAACCTGCTGGTGCTCGACCTGGGGCTCGCCTCCCGCGACCCGGGCCAGGTGCGGGCCGATGCGGTGTGGATCGACGCCGACCGGCTCACCGAGAACACGGGCCCGGCCAGCTTGGTGGACCTGTGGGCGGTGCCCGGTCACCTGCGCGAGGCGTTTGGCGTGGGTCCGCAGTGGGTGACGCGGCAGGAGGACCCCGCGCACTGCGGCATCGCCGACGCGCGCCCGGCGCCCTGGTGA
- a CDS encoding glycosyltransferase: MTAEPLPVAATPGPPVDLADTPLTTDARVAADHARHAARQPSRLVATLLRTKSVAGRAVLAVLAGGPDTTAQQLEDLGRRVDAGELSAAEAVSGLAAPDARLLCEYARVAALQLSDPAGISAGLGLYALADALSGGQHPRDAHADLWAQLLLVRGQGDDARHATAVLDRGRGTEHTTAFSHIDLLNPHRPQAGPTADDHAWWEAFSGRLGAGLGSTVRLASVDELFDRGWLARHGLDADTLLSTPFDRLLGEGGTPVDHPYRVSVIMSAHNPGPKVLLAARSLVSQTWQNWELLVVDDASPEPTPGILEAIEELDPRIQVIRKAVNGGTYRCRNTAIRRATGDAIVVLDSDDWAHPELLEAGVRPLLDPADPLHTARGVPEIATRQLALRIGDDLRITRPGYRGAIPCAPSLMVPMVPGVARVGFFDPVRKAADTEYARRLEAATGRPVHQSRHVLVLMRTDASSLSAADFSLGWRHSARHEYKNAYAGWHARIAAGEDPWLEPDGPPQIAGPRRWSSALRPPGSPRPHLDAVFAGDWRRYGGPQRSMLEEIHSLLEAGLEVGVMHLEALRFMRATDDPLCTPLQELLDAGRVRMVHLDDAVDIDVLLLRYPPILQYPPSAPKGPDGSPTGVRPRILVVVANQAPAEVDGSDQRYAVGTVERNARELFGTDPLWAPQGPSIRRLLQRETSALTPWDDPGLVDLATWRTRDPEQPPAATPVVGRYSRDDRIKFPTEWETLRAAYDFGPRVHVRMMGAPITVKRLKQEARKAGLPVEAPSSPWELLKHGSQGVQDFLAGIDVFVYVDNPHAHEAFGRTLLEAAASGVPVVATPKHRDTFGDLLLYAEPHEVPQVVHELLTVPGLYRQRVEHQLAVVAERYSRESFAAHVDELRDEAAPEAGAGAGVDPADAGAPQAPLSLTVRTTDDPRLPLAVELGAGAGAVSQVLPLRRPADGERADALAAVGPEAAVQAALTAHLDALDAGHGEQAALEAAHRIDGLRALVLLRDGEIACLVSQGTTSHPQGRETRLELPAGPPTTGLVWRTAQPAPGRVTVAPRAQAQPAAPQSEAVPS, translated from the coding sequence ATGACCGCTGAGCCGCTCCCGGTCGCAGCCACCCCCGGTCCCCCCGTCGACCTGGCCGACACCCCCCTCACGACGGATGCGCGGGTTGCGGCCGACCACGCCCGCCACGCCGCCCGCCAGCCCAGCCGTCTGGTGGCCACCCTCCTGCGCACCAAGTCCGTGGCCGGTCGCGCCGTTCTGGCCGTGCTGGCCGGGGGGCCCGACACGACCGCGCAGCAGCTGGAGGACCTGGGCCGCCGGGTCGATGCGGGGGAGCTCAGCGCAGCAGAGGCCGTCAGTGGTCTGGCGGCACCCGACGCCCGCCTGCTCTGCGAGTACGCGCGGGTCGCCGCCCTGCAGCTCTCGGACCCCGCGGGCATCTCCGCGGGACTCGGGCTGTACGCCCTGGCGGACGCCCTGAGTGGCGGCCAGCACCCGCGGGATGCCCACGCCGACCTCTGGGCCCAGCTGCTGCTGGTGCGCGGCCAGGGCGACGACGCGCGGCACGCCACCGCCGTGCTGGACCGCGGGCGGGGAACCGAGCACACCACGGCCTTCTCCCACATCGACCTACTGAACCCGCACCGGCCGCAGGCGGGACCGACCGCCGACGACCACGCCTGGTGGGAGGCCTTCTCGGGCCGGCTCGGCGCCGGACTGGGCTCCACCGTCCGCCTGGCCTCGGTGGACGAGCTCTTCGACCGGGGGTGGCTGGCACGCCACGGCCTGGACGCCGACACCCTGCTGAGCACTCCCTTCGACCGCCTCCTGGGGGAGGGCGGCACCCCGGTGGACCACCCCTACCGGGTCAGCGTCATCATGAGCGCCCACAACCCGGGCCCCAAGGTGCTGCTCGCTGCCCGTTCGCTGGTCTCGCAGACCTGGCAGAACTGGGAGCTCCTCGTGGTCGACGACGCCTCCCCGGAGCCCACCCCGGGCATCCTGGAGGCCATCGAGGAGCTCGACCCCCGCATCCAGGTGATCCGCAAGGCCGTCAACGGTGGCACCTACCGCTGCCGCAACACCGCCATCCGGCGCGCCACCGGTGACGCGATCGTGGTGCTGGACAGCGACGACTGGGCCCACCCCGAGCTGCTCGAGGCCGGGGTGCGCCCGCTGCTGGACCCCGCGGACCCACTGCACACCGCGCGCGGGGTGCCGGAGATCGCGACGCGCCAGCTGGCCCTGCGGATCGGTGACGACCTGCGCATCACCCGCCCCGGGTACCGCGGCGCCATCCCCTGCGCGCCGAGCCTGATGGTGCCGATGGTGCCGGGGGTCGCCCGGGTGGGCTTCTTCGACCCGGTCCGCAAGGCCGCCGACACCGAGTACGCCCGCCGACTGGAGGCCGCCACCGGACGCCCGGTCCACCAGTCGCGGCACGTGCTGGTGCTCATGCGGACCGATGCCTCCTCGCTCTCGGCCGCCGACTTCTCCCTCGGGTGGCGCCACTCCGCCCGCCACGAGTACAAGAACGCCTACGCGGGGTGGCACGCCCGCATCGCGGCCGGGGAGGACCCCTGGCTCGAGCCGGACGGCCCGCCGCAGATCGCCGGCCCGCGCCGGTGGAGCTCCGCCCTGCGGCCGCCGGGCTCCCCCCGACCGCACCTCGATGCGGTGTTTGCCGGGGACTGGCGCCGCTACGGCGGGCCACAGCGCTCGATGCTGGAGGAGATCCACAGCCTCCTGGAGGCGGGTCTCGAGGTGGGCGTGATGCACCTGGAGGCGCTGCGCTTCATGCGCGCCACCGACGACCCGCTGTGCACCCCGCTGCAGGAGCTGCTGGACGCCGGCCGGGTGCGGATGGTGCACCTGGACGACGCCGTGGACATCGACGTCCTGCTGCTGCGCTACCCCCCGATCCTGCAGTACCCGCCCAGCGCGCCGAAGGGCCCGGACGGGAGCCCCACCGGGGTGCGTCCGCGCATCCTGGTGGTCGTGGCCAACCAGGCACCTGCCGAGGTGGACGGCTCCGACCAGCGCTACGCCGTGGGGACCGTGGAGAGGAACGCCCGGGAGCTGTTCGGCACCGACCCGCTGTGGGCGCCGCAGGGCCCGTCCATCCGCCGCCTGCTGCAGCGGGAGACCTCCGCCCTGACGCCCTGGGACGACCCGGGCCTGGTGGACCTGGCCACCTGGCGCACCCGGGACCCGGAGCAGCCGCCCGCGGCGACCCCCGTCGTGGGCCGCTACTCCCGCGACGACCGCATCAAGTTCCCCACCGAGTGGGAGACCCTCCGCGCGGCCTACGACTTCGGCCCCCGGGTGCACGTGCGGATGATGGGGGCGCCGATCACCGTCAAGCGGCTGAAGCAGGAGGCCCGCAAGGCGGGCCTCCCCGTCGAGGCGCCCTCGTCCCCGTGGGAGCTGCTGAAGCACGGCAGCCAGGGCGTCCAGGACTTCCTGGCCGGGATCGACGTGTTCGTCTACGTGGACAACCCCCACGCCCACGAGGCCTTCGGGCGCACCCTGCTGGAGGCCGCGGCCAGCGGCGTGCCGGTGGTGGCGACCCCGAAGCACCGCGACACCTTCGGCGACCTCCTGCTGTACGCCGAGCCGCACGAGGTGCCGCAGGTCGTCCACGAGCTGCTCACCGTGCCGGGCCTGTACCGCCAGCGCGTGGAGCACCAGCTGGCCGTGGTGGCCGAGCGCTACTCGCGGGAGTCCTTCGCCGCCCACGTCGACGAGCTGCGGGACGAGGCCGCCCCGGAGGCGGGAGCCGGGGCGGGCGTTGACCCCGCCGACGCCGGTGCCCCCCAGGCGCCCCTGTCCCTGACCGTCCGGACCACCGACGACCCCCGGCTGCCGCTGGCGGTCGAGCTCGGTGCCGGGGCCGGGGCCGTCAGCCAGGTCCTGCCGCTGCGGCGGCCGGCCGACGGAGAGCGCGCCGACGCCCTGGCTGCCGTCGGCCCCGAGGCCGCCGTGCAGGCCGCACTGACCGCCCACCTGGACGCCCTCGATGCGGGGCACGGCGAGCAGGCGGCCCTCGAGGCGGCACACCGCATCGACGGCCTGCGGGCCCTGGTGCTGCTGCGTGACGGGGAGATCGCCTGCCTGGTGTCGCAGGGCACCACCAGCCACCCGCAGGGGCGGGAGACCCGGCTGGAGCTCCCCGCCGGGCCGCCGACGACCGGTCTGGTGTGGCGCACGGCGCAGCCCGCCCCGGGCCGGGTGACGGTCGCGCCCCGCGCGCAGGCCCAGCCGGCCGCCCCGCAGTCCGAGGCGGTGCCCTCGTGA
- a CDS encoding UDP-N-acetylglucosamine--LPS N-acetylglucosamine transferase: MSPAVRRGDGPRVLMMSSNGTGMGHLTRLLAYARHLPGVVPGVQTSFLSLSTAAPMVRTLGYDTEYLPSTGATGMRSAEWSRFFAQRLHDVLERVRPDVVVFDGTHPYRGIDAAVATFPSTRWIWSRRGMWKPGLNTDQLEKTDWFARVIEPGDLAAPADAGATAALDDPRVARVGPVTLVDRSDLLDAAAARRHLGLPAEGRLALLSLGAGNINDTSDAVGAVSTALRERGIGVCVTQPAIAQRAVDAPDVHVVRDFPIARCFAAFDLAFVAGGYNSFHESLRLGLPSAFVPNTATNLDDQGRRTDWASHRGWAVDLPEVTPATAVDAVERLLADGAALASSAMSADPGNGTPAAASVIAEVLREVRGG; encoded by the coding sequence GTGAGCCCGGCCGTGCGCCGCGGCGACGGGCCCCGGGTGCTCATGATGTCGAGCAACGGCACCGGCATGGGGCACCTGACCCGCCTGCTCGCCTACGCCCGGCACCTGCCCGGCGTGGTGCCGGGGGTCCAGACCTCGTTCCTGTCGCTCTCGACCGCGGCGCCGATGGTGCGCACCCTCGGGTACGACACCGAGTACCTGCCCAGCACGGGGGCCACGGGCATGCGCTCGGCCGAGTGGAGTCGCTTCTTCGCCCAGCGCCTGCACGACGTGCTGGAGCGCGTGCGGCCGGACGTGGTGGTCTTCGACGGCACCCACCCCTACCGGGGCATCGACGCGGCGGTCGCGACCTTCCCGAGCACCCGGTGGATCTGGTCGCGGCGCGGCATGTGGAAGCCCGGCCTGAACACCGACCAGCTCGAGAAGACCGACTGGTTCGCCCGCGTCATCGAGCCCGGTGACCTCGCTGCGCCGGCCGATGCGGGGGCCACCGCCGCGCTGGACGACCCCCGCGTGGCCCGGGTGGGGCCGGTGACCCTGGTGGACCGGTCGGACCTGCTCGACGCCGCAGCCGCGCGCCGCCACCTGGGGCTGCCCGCCGAGGGGCGGCTGGCCCTGCTCTCCCTGGGCGCGGGCAACATCAACGACACCTCCGATGCGGTGGGTGCGGTCTCCACCGCGCTGCGGGAGCGCGGCATCGGGGTGTGCGTGACGCAGCCGGCCATCGCCCAGCGCGCGGTCGACGCCCCCGACGTGCACGTGGTGCGCGACTTCCCCATCGCGCGCTGCTTCGCCGCGTTCGACCTGGCCTTCGTCGCCGGTGGGTACAACAGCTTCCACGAGTCGCTCCGCCTGGGTCTGCCCAGCGCATTCGTGCCGAACACCGCGACCAACCTGGACGACCAGGGCCGCCGCACCGACTGGGCCAGCCACCGGGGGTGGGCCGTCGACCTGCCCGAGGTCACCCCGGCCACGGCCGTCGATGCGGTGGAGCGGCTGCTCGCAGACGGTGCGGCACTGGCCTCCTCCGCCATGTCCGCCGACCCGGGCAACGGCACCCCGGCGGCCGCGTCCGTCATCGCCGAGGTGCTCCGGGAGGTGCGCGGTGGCTGA
- a CDS encoding nucleotide sugar dehydrogenase → MAADVVIVGQGYVGLPLAQEATKAGLTVIGYDITQSLVDALNSGVSHVDDLSDADIAEMLSAGYQASTDEARIGEAKTVVICVPTPLSDEGGPDLRAVEGATAAIGRNLKAGMTVILESTTYPGTTDEVVRPILEEASGLTAGKDFHLAFSPERIDPGNEKFGAKNTPKVVGGYTPESGDAAAAFYEQFVDTVVRAKGTREAETAKLLENTYRHINIALVNEMARFCHDLGIDLWDVIDAAKSKPFGFQAFYPGPGVGGHCIPIDPNYLSHNVRSRLGYPFRFVELAQEINSQMPNYVVSRAQDALNEDGKALNGATVLLLGVTYKPNIADQRESPAVPLAKALVAKGAKVQFHDPKVDTWRALGDDATKVTDALQGVKDADLTILVQNHREYDVDALASAATRMLDTRGVTTDSETSHRL, encoded by the coding sequence GTGGCTGCGGATGTTGTGATCGTGGGGCAGGGCTATGTCGGCCTCCCTCTGGCCCAGGAGGCCACCAAGGCGGGGCTGACGGTGATCGGTTACGACATCACCCAGTCCCTGGTCGACGCCCTGAACTCGGGGGTGTCCCACGTGGACGACCTCTCGGACGCCGACATCGCCGAGATGCTGTCCGCCGGGTACCAGGCCAGCACCGACGAGGCCCGCATCGGCGAGGCCAAGACGGTCGTGATCTGCGTGCCCACCCCCCTGTCCGACGAGGGCGGCCCCGACCTGCGCGCCGTCGAGGGCGCCACCGCGGCCATCGGCCGCAACCTCAAGGCCGGCATGACCGTGATCCTGGAGTCCACGACCTACCCCGGCACCACCGACGAGGTCGTGCGCCCCATCCTGGAGGAGGCCTCCGGCCTGACCGCCGGGAAGGACTTCCACCTGGCCTTCTCCCCCGAGCGCATCGACCCGGGCAACGAGAAGTTCGGCGCGAAGAACACCCCCAAGGTCGTCGGCGGCTACACCCCCGAGTCCGGCGACGCCGCCGCCGCCTTCTACGAGCAGTTCGTCGACACCGTCGTGCGCGCCAAGGGCACCCGCGAGGCCGAGACCGCCAAGCTGCTGGAGAACACCTACCGGCACATCAACATCGCCTTGGTCAACGAGATGGCCCGTTTCTGCCACGACCTCGGCATCGACCTGTGGGACGTCATCGACGCCGCGAAGTCCAAGCCGTTCGGTTTCCAGGCCTTCTACCCCGGCCCCGGCGTCGGCGGCCACTGCATCCCGATCGACCCGAACTACCTGAGCCACAACGTGCGCTCCCGTTTGGGCTACCCCTTCCGGTTCGTCGAGCTGGCCCAGGAGATCAACTCTCAGATGCCGAACTACGTCGTCTCCCGCGCCCAGGACGCCCTCAACGAGGACGGCAAGGCCCTCAACGGCGCCACCGTCCTGCTGCTGGGCGTCACCTACAAGCCCAACATCGCCGACCAGCGCGAGTCCCCGGCCGTCCCCCTGGCCAAGGCCCTGGTCGCCAAGGGCGCGAAGGTCCAGTTCCACGACCCCAAGGTCGACACCTGGCGCGCCCTGGGCGACGACGCCACCAAGGTCACCGACGCCCTGCAGGGCGTCAAGGACGCCGACCTGACCATCCTGGTCCAGAACCACCGCGAGTACGACGTGGACGCCCTGGCCAGCGCCGCGACCCGCATGCTCGACACCCGCGGCGTCACCACCGACTCCGAGACCAGCCACCGCCTGTGA
- a CDS encoding ABC transporter permease, translated as MTPDPTGVTPAGPAADPSSATAAGDGVPSPAELEAIATQHGLRRVGHRPPFGEYLRELWGRRQFLWTLSTAQAFAKTQESRLGQVWTILNPIMLAAAYYLIFGLLLDTRDGTDNYVGFLTAGIFTFVFLSTVMSSGARAVTGSMQLVRSLAFPRALLPISKVLTELVAAAPTFVVLLVIMLVTGERPSWEWLMFPVALLLIGSMSMGIGLILARVVHDSRDAANFIPLLIRLLRYVSGVFYSVEHYLGRMDAPQWLVLVMNYQPVAVMLRLVRESLMAEAPLDPTTWLVALGWAVALPVFGLLFFWRGEGTYGRG; from the coding sequence GTGACCCCCGACCCCACCGGGGTCACGCCCGCCGGCCCGGCTGCTGACCCCTCGTCAGCGACCGCGGCCGGCGACGGCGTTCCCAGCCCCGCGGAGCTCGAGGCGATCGCCACGCAGCATGGTCTGCGGCGCGTAGGGCACCGCCCTCCCTTCGGGGAGTACCTCCGCGAGCTGTGGGGCCGGCGACAGTTCCTGTGGACGCTGTCCACCGCGCAGGCCTTCGCGAAGACGCAGGAGTCCCGCCTGGGTCAGGTGTGGACGATCCTGAACCCGATCATGCTCGCGGCGGCCTACTACCTGATCTTCGGCCTGCTGCTGGACACCCGTGACGGCACCGACAACTACGTCGGCTTCCTCACCGCGGGCATCTTCACCTTCGTCTTCCTGTCGACGGTGATGAGCTCGGGCGCCCGGGCGGTGACCGGCTCCATGCAGCTGGTGCGCTCCCTGGCCTTCCCCCGGGCACTGCTGCCGATCTCCAAGGTGCTCACCGAGCTCGTGGCTGCCGCCCCCACCTTCGTGGTGCTGCTGGTGATCATGCTGGTCACCGGCGAGCGTCCGTCGTGGGAGTGGCTGATGTTCCCGGTGGCCCTGCTCCTCATCGGTTCGATGTCGATGGGGATCGGCCTGATCCTGGCGCGCGTCGTCCACGACTCGCGGGACGCCGCCAACTTCATCCCGCTGCTGATCCGCCTGCTGCGCTACGTGTCGGGTGTCTTCTACAGCGTCGAGCACTACCTGGGCCGCATGGACGCCCCCCAGTGGCTCGTGCTCGTCATGAACTACCAGCCGGTGGCCGTGATGCTGCGACTGGTGCGGGAGAGCCTCATGGCCGAGGCACCCCTGGACCCCACCACGTGGCTCGTCGCGCTGGGCTGGGCCGTGGCCCTGCCGGTGTTCGGCCTCCTCTTCTTCTGGCGCGGGGAGGGCACCTATGGCCGCGGATGA
- a CDS encoding ABC transporter ATP-binding protein, producing the protein MAADERVPTVVVDHVDIHYRIFGTGEHRAAQQDREGRRGALARAGHRAIGGGQDLVHAVRDVSLVAHRGESIGLIGRNGSGKSTLLRAIAGLIPPSSGRIWVQGQSTLLGVNAVLMPTLSGVRNIQIGCQALGMTKHEVTQRLDSIVEFSGLGDAVNLPMKSYSSGMAARLRFAISTAVVPDVLVVDEALATGDADFKERAQKRIAEIRSEAGTVFMVSHSNAMIRKQCDRAIWMDTGRVHMDGPVEEVLSAYEKAPRGPRKKG; encoded by the coding sequence ATGGCCGCGGATGAGCGCGTCCCCACCGTCGTGGTCGACCACGTCGACATCCACTACCGCATCTTCGGCACCGGCGAGCACCGCGCGGCCCAGCAGGACCGGGAGGGCCGCCGCGGCGCCCTCGCGCGTGCGGGCCACCGCGCCATCGGCGGTGGGCAGGACCTCGTGCACGCCGTCCGCGACGTGAGCCTGGTGGCCCACCGCGGGGAGTCCATCGGCCTCATCGGCCGCAACGGCTCGGGCAAGTCCACCCTGCTGCGCGCCATCGCCGGGTTGATCCCGCCGTCGTCCGGTCGCATCTGGGTGCAGGGGCAGAGCACCCTGCTCGGCGTGAACGCGGTGCTGATGCCCACCCTGTCGGGAGTGCGCAACATCCAGATCGGCTGCCAGGCCCTGGGCATGACCAAGCACGAGGTCACCCAGCGCCTGGACTCGATCGTCGAGTTCTCCGGCCTGGGCGATGCGGTGAACCTGCCCATGAAGTCGTACTCCTCGGGCATGGCGGCACGGCTGCGCTTCGCCATCTCCACCGCGGTGGTGCCGGACGTGCTGGTGGTGGACGAGGCCCTGGCCACGGGCGATGCGGACTTCAAGGAGCGGGCGCAGAAGCGGATCGCCGAGATCCGCTCCGAGGCCGGCACCGTGTTCATGGTCAGCCACTCCAACGCGATGATCCGCAAGCAGTGCGACCGCGCGATCTGGATGGACACCGGGCGGGTGCACATGGACGGCCCCGTCGAGGAGGTCCTCTCGGCCTACGAGAAGGCTCCCCGGGGGCCCCGGAAGAAGGGCTGA
- a CDS encoding glycosyltransferase family 4 protein, translating into MRVLVVSTVHHPEDARIHERQVAAMLGAGWEVTQAGAWSAHGLPVPVAAPERPLTGIDLPHASGRRRLAALRAALHVLRTEGPRHDAVVLHDPELLLLVPFSGVADRVVWDVHEDPAAALPTRSYLPGPTGAWAARAVRWVERLAERHLTLLLAEHAYADRFSRVHTVVPNTVPVPATEPPAPGTDRVVYLGNVTRLRGSDELVALGTGLRRATDGACTLHVIGPATGECAATLAAAHRRGDLVHHGFVPNARAAAMLDGALAGVSLLGDLPNFRHSMPTKVLEYMAHGLPVVTTPLPLAVKAVERAGCGAVVPFGPPGVERALPTLLAWRQDPALRTRLGRAARREAVAEHSWAATAPVFLGALQDVAHGTPRPALSGAAPRYRHR; encoded by the coding sequence GTGCGCGTCCTGGTCGTCAGCACGGTGCACCACCCGGAGGACGCCCGCATCCACGAGCGCCAGGTGGCCGCCATGCTCGGTGCGGGCTGGGAGGTCACGCAGGCCGGCGCGTGGTCGGCGCACGGCCTGCCTGTCCCCGTGGCGGCTCCGGAGCGTCCGCTGACCGGCATCGACCTGCCGCACGCCTCCGGGCGTCGCCGGCTGGCCGCCCTGCGGGCCGCGCTGCACGTGCTGCGCACCGAGGGCCCCCGCCACGACGCCGTGGTCCTGCACGACCCTGAGCTGCTCCTGCTGGTGCCCTTCTCCGGGGTGGCCGACCGCGTGGTCTGGGACGTGCACGAGGACCCCGCCGCGGCCCTGCCCACCCGGTCCTACCTGCCCGGGCCGACGGGGGCCTGGGCGGCCCGCGCCGTCCGCTGGGTCGAGCGCCTGGCCGAGCGGCACCTGACCCTGCTGCTGGCCGAGCACGCCTACGCCGACCGCTTCTCCCGGGTCCACACGGTGGTGCCCAACACCGTCCCCGTGCCGGCCACCGAACCCCCCGCCCCGGGGACCGACCGGGTGGTCTACCTCGGCAACGTCACCCGGCTGCGCGGGAGCGACGAGCTCGTCGCGCTGGGGACGGGGCTGCGGCGGGCCACCGACGGCGCGTGCACGCTCCACGTCATCGGGCCGGCGACCGGCGAGTGCGCTGCCACCCTCGCCGCCGCCCACCGGCGCGGGGACCTGGTGCACCACGGGTTCGTGCCCAACGCCCGCGCGGCCGCGATGCTCGACGGTGCCCTGGCGGGCGTGAGCCTGCTGGGCGACCTGCCGAACTTCCGCCACTCGATGCCCACGAAGGTGCTGGAGTACATGGCCCACGGCCTGCCGGTGGTCACCACCCCGCTCCCGCTGGCCGTCAAGGCCGTGGAGCGCGCCGGCTGCGGAGCGGTGGTGCCCTTCGGGCCCCCCGGTGTCGAGCGGGCCCTGCCGACCCTGCTGGCGTGGCGGCAGGACCCGGCGCTGCGCACCCGGCTGGGACGGGCCGCGCGGAGGGAGGCGGTCGCCGAGCACTCCTGGGCGGCCACCGCACCGGTCTTCCTCGGCGCCCTGCAGGACGTGGCCCACGGAACGCCTCGACCGGCCCTGTCGGGCGCCGCCCCGCGATATCGTCACCGCTGA